In the genome of Diaphorobacter sp. HDW4A, the window CCGTCGCGCGCGGACTGCGCCTGCTCGACGGCCTCGCGAATGTCCTTGACGCCACCCAGCACGGCACTCATCGAGATGAACTGCGCATCGAACGCCTGCGCCATCAGCCGCGCAATCGTGGTCTTGCCCACACCTGGCGGCCCCCAGAGGATGCAGCTGTGCGGTTGCCCCGACTCGAACGCGAGCCTGAGCGGCATGCCTGGCCCGAGCACATGCTGCTGACCGATCACCTCACCCAGTGTGTGCGGGCGCAGACGTTCGGCGAGAGGTTGGTGTGCGGTGGGTGCGGGCATTGCGGGAAACTGCGGTCAGAAAAACAGCCTTGATCGTACTGGCAAAGCGGCCCGGGGCTAGGCCGTGATCGGAATCACGCGATAGACGCAGCGATTCCCCCCCTCCAACAGATACTCGCCCCGAACCACGCTGGCATGCTTTCCAGCGATTTCCTGAAACAGCACCTGTTCGGAGCGGCAAAACCCCCGGCATGTATCAGCCGCGGCGCAGATGGGACAGTGGTCTTCGATGAAGACGAGCTCGTCGGCGTTGTTCTCCAGCCGGGCCATGTACCCCTCCTGCGAGCGGATGCTGGCAAGTTGCTCGAAACGCGCCGCCAACGTCTTGCCGGTACAGGCCGCACGATAACGATCGAGCGATTCAGCCTCCCGGACGGCAATAAGCCTCTCGAGCCCATCCTCACCGAACACGGCCCTGACCGAATCAATGAGCTGTACTGTGAGCTGCGCATGGGCATCCGGGAACTGGCGCTGCCCTGCCGGCGTCAAGCGCCATACCTGTCGCGGC includes:
- a CDS encoding metalloregulator ArsR/SmtB family transcription factor, whose product is MPFIPASDLSASERMLQAIKHLAPVGTSALARHLQMTGEAGRQQINRLLDQGLITGESQRAVGAGRPRQVWRLTPAGQRQFPDAHAQLTVQLIDSVRAVFGEDGLERLIAVREAESLDRYRAACTGKTLAARFEQLASIRSQEGYMARLENNADELVFIEDHCPICAAADTCRGFCRSEQVLFQEIAGKHASVVRGEYLLEGGNRCVYRVIPITA